One window of the Actinomyces procaprae genome contains the following:
- a CDS encoding tyrosine recombinase XerC gives MRPANTGGCATRAGLLDAYARYLDLQRGLSVHTVRAYLGDLAELLTFLGVGEGDGEPVGPALGSLDLPDLRAWLATMSADGAARATLARRAAACRTFSNWAYRNGLLGADVAARLRSPRADARLPSVLTPAQAAALLDAAADAVAAAGTTADDGTDADVAGALALRDRAVLEVLYATGVRVSELCALNLGDVDAARRTMRVLGKGNKERTVPYGGPAAAALEDWAQARPVLAAPDAGAALFVGARGRRIGPRAVREIVHRTAARAGVPDLGPHGLRHSAATHVLSGGADLRSVQELLGHSSLATTQRYTHVSAERLRAVYAQAFPRA, from the coding sequence ATGAGGCCGGCGAACACGGGCGGGTGCGCCACCCGGGCCGGGCTGCTGGATGCCTACGCCCGCTACCTGGACCTGCAGCGGGGGCTGTCCGTGCACACGGTGCGCGCCTATCTCGGTGACCTGGCGGAGCTGCTGACCTTCCTCGGCGTCGGCGAGGGCGACGGCGAGCCCGTGGGCCCCGCCCTGGGCAGCCTGGACCTGCCGGACCTGCGTGCCTGGCTGGCCACCATGTCCGCCGACGGCGCCGCCCGTGCGACTCTGGCCCGACGCGCCGCCGCCTGTCGCACCTTCTCCAACTGGGCCTACCGCAACGGACTGCTGGGGGCCGACGTCGCCGCCCGGCTGCGCTCGCCCCGCGCCGACGCGCGCCTGCCCTCCGTGCTCACCCCCGCGCAGGCCGCAGCGCTTTTGGACGCGGCGGCCGACGCCGTCGCCGCGGCCGGGACGACGGCGGATGACGGCACCGATGCCGACGTGGCCGGGGCACTGGCACTGCGCGACCGGGCCGTCCTGGAGGTGCTTTACGCAACCGGGGTGCGTGTGTCCGAGCTGTGCGCCCTGAACCTGGGGGATGTGGACGCCGCGCGTCGCACCATGCGGGTGCTGGGCAAGGGGAACAAGGAGCGCACGGTGCCCTACGGCGGCCCCGCCGCTGCGGCCCTGGAGGACTGGGCGCAGGCGCGCCCCGTCTTAGCGGCCCCCGACGCCGGGGCGGCCCTGTTCGTGGGCGCCCGTGGTCGCCGTATCGGGCCGCGGGCCGTACGTGAGATCGTCCACCGCACGGCCGCCCGTGCCGGCGTGCCCGACCTGGGCCCCCACGGGCTGCGCCACTCGGCCGCGACCCACGTACTCAGCGGGGGGGCGGACCTGCGCAGCGTGCAGGAACTGCTCGGGCACTCCTCACTGGCCACGACCCAGCGCTATACGCATGTGTCCGCCGAGCGCCTGCGCGCCGTCTACGCCCAGGCCTTCCCCCGGGCCTGA
- a CDS encoding ABC transporter ATP-binding protein, with protein sequence MSAVVTTHSLHKRFGRVHAVRGIDLQVERGCVYGLIGPNGAGKTTVLRMLLGIMRPTSGTICVLGASPTTDRPQLRRRIGYLPGELNLGERTSGAALLKHLAEISGPVAPGRIEGLAERLDLDLSRPVRSLSKGNRQKLGLIQAFMHSPELLILDEPTSGLDPLMQREFLNLVREARDAGQTVLLSSHILSEIQHAADAAAVLSHGSIVAEGEVSSLRPAAVSRVRAVLADTTEQDVRAALVGPGLLSALHTESAAGQQLRVQGSFRGRADGVVKALSRFTVEELAIEEPNLEESILNLYAQEDPA encoded by the coding sequence ATGTCGGCAGTTGTCACGACTCATTCGCTCCACAAGCGCTTCGGACGGGTGCATGCGGTGCGGGGCATCGATCTACAGGTCGAGCGCGGCTGTGTTTACGGACTGATTGGCCCCAATGGGGCCGGCAAGACCACGGTGCTGCGCATGCTGCTCGGCATCATGCGCCCCACCAGCGGCACCATCTGCGTGCTCGGCGCCTCGCCCACCACCGACCGCCCACAGCTGCGCCGCCGCATCGGCTACCTGCCCGGCGAACTCAACTTGGGCGAACGCACCAGCGGCGCCGCGCTGCTGAAGCATCTGGCCGAGATCAGCGGCCCGGTCGCCCCGGGGCGGATCGAGGGTCTGGCCGAGCGCCTCGACCTCGACCTGAGTCGCCCGGTGCGGTCACTGTCAAAGGGGAACCGGCAAAAGCTCGGGCTTATCCAAGCGTTCATGCACTCCCCCGAGTTGTTGATCCTCGACGAGCCCACCAGCGGACTGGACCCACTCATGCAGCGCGAGTTCCTGAACCTGGTGCGGGAGGCACGGGATGCGGGGCAGACCGTACTGCTCAGCTCTCATATCCTCAGTGAGATTCAGCATGCCGCGGACGCGGCTGCCGTGCTGTCCCACGGCAGCATTGTGGCCGAGGGAGAGGTCTCCTCCCTGCGACCGGCGGCCGTGTCCCGAGTGCGCGCGGTGCTGGCCGACACCACCGAGCAGGATGTACGGGCCGCACTCGTAGGTCCCGGACTGCTTAGTGCGCTGCACACCGAGTCGGCGGCCGGGCAGCAGCTACGCGTTCAGGGCTCCTTCCGCGGCCGAGCGGACGGCGTGGTCAAGGCCCTGTCGCGCTTCACGGTCGAAGAACTGGCGATCGAGGAGCCCAACCTGGAGGAGTCGATCCTCAACCTGTACGCCCAGGAGGACCCCGCATGA
- a CDS encoding ABC transporter permease yields the protein MRSHRPPVSPSRAAVPVLRRHLAEGARSLLGWSVALAAVLALYLPVYPSLQTPELADILAALPAELVSVLGYDQIATGAGYAQAAFFGLLGFVLATIATTTWGTRLVAGAEENGRLELTLAHAVGRVQYTAESAAALLMRVLGLSLVAVAVLLVLNPVAELELSIVNVLAATASWAGLAVLSGTAALAAGALTGRSAWSLGAGATVAALGYALNAVGGMSADLDWLVHLSPYYWAFGERPLSNGFDWGGLALLWGLSSLLVAVACVALSRRDIGR from the coding sequence ATGAGGAGCCACCGCCCGCCGGTATCCCCGTCCCGCGCCGCCGTACCTGTCCTGCGCAGGCACCTCGCTGAGGGAGCCCGCTCGCTGCTCGGCTGGAGCGTCGCGCTCGCCGCGGTACTGGCACTGTACCTGCCGGTCTATCCGTCGCTACAGACGCCGGAACTCGCAGACATCCTCGCTGCTCTGCCCGCGGAGCTCGTGTCCGTCCTGGGATACGACCAGATCGCCACGGGTGCGGGCTATGCCCAGGCGGCCTTCTTCGGCCTGCTCGGCTTCGTCCTCGCAACCATCGCCACCACCACCTGGGGCACGCGCCTCGTCGCTGGCGCGGAGGAGAACGGACGTCTGGAGCTCACGCTCGCCCACGCCGTGGGCCGCGTGCAGTACACGGCCGAGAGCGCTGCCGCGCTGCTCATGCGGGTGCTCGGGCTCTCCCTCGTCGCGGTGGCGGTGTTGCTGGTGCTCAACCCGGTCGCCGAGCTCGAGCTGTCCATCGTCAACGTGTTGGCTGCAACGGCCTCCTGGGCTGGTCTCGCCGTGCTCTCCGGCACTGCCGCGCTGGCGGCCGGCGCGCTGACAGGCCGGAGCGCCTGGTCGCTCGGCGCCGGCGCCACGGTGGCCGCGCTCGGCTACGCGCTGAACGCAGTCGGCGGCATGTCCGCCGATCTGGACTGGCTCGTGCACCTGTCGCCGTATTACTGGGCTTTCGGCGAGCGTCCTCTGAGCAATGGCTTCGACTGGGGCGGCCTGGCGCTGCTGTGGGGGCTCAGCTCACTGCTGGTCGCAGTTGCCTGCGTGGCGCTGTCCCGCCGCGACATCGGGCGCTGA
- a CDS encoding DNA-processing protein DprA — MERLGGSLLIPTDAWWPAGLNDLERPPHCLWVRGDPALLASRRSAESGSSESDPAPRMREDLVPAGPGAGCALALVGARASTDYGEHVAFDLASGLAARGVVVISGGAFGIDAVAHRGALRTGTTVSVSAGGVDRLYPAGNADVLEEVIAAGALVAEVPPGCQPGRHRFLTRNRLIAAMSDATVVVEAAWRSGALSTAHHALELGRPVGAVPGPVTSMASVGCHRLLRQGVVCVTDAEEALELVVPLGATDPDAAKAADPANAGSGLLDGLDAPAAAVMDALPARADASVESIVRAAGLTERETIAALGLLELEGRVERRGASWRRARAHR, encoded by the coding sequence TTGGAACGACTCGGCGGCAGCCTGCTGATCCCCACCGATGCATGGTGGCCGGCGGGACTGAACGACTTGGAGCGCCCGCCCCACTGCCTGTGGGTGCGGGGCGATCCGGCCCTGCTCGCCTCCCGCCGCAGCGCCGAGTCGGGCAGCAGTGAGAGCGACCCCGCGCCGCGCATGCGCGAGGACCTGGTGCCGGCCGGGCCCGGCGCCGGATGCGCGCTGGCACTGGTCGGGGCGCGCGCCTCCACCGACTACGGCGAGCACGTCGCCTTCGACCTGGCCAGCGGCCTGGCGGCGCGCGGCGTCGTGGTCATCTCCGGGGGCGCCTTCGGCATCGACGCCGTCGCCCACCGCGGCGCCCTGCGCACCGGCACTACCGTGTCCGTGTCCGCCGGGGGCGTGGATCGACTCTACCCGGCCGGCAACGCCGATGTGCTGGAGGAAGTGATCGCCGCCGGGGCGCTGGTCGCGGAGGTGCCGCCCGGCTGTCAGCCCGGCCGCCACCGCTTCCTGACCCGCAACCGGCTGATCGCCGCCATGAGCGACGCCACCGTGGTCGTCGAGGCCGCCTGGCGCTCCGGGGCCCTGTCCACCGCCCACCACGCCCTGGAGCTGGGGCGGCCGGTGGGGGCCGTGCCCGGGCCGGTCACCTCCATGGCGTCGGTGGGCTGCCACCGGCTGCTGCGGCAGGGGGTCGTCTGTGTCACCGACGCCGAAGAGGCCTTGGAACTGGTCGTACCCCTGGGGGCCACCGACCCCGACGCGGCCAAGGCCGCCGACCCAGCCAATGCCGGATCGGGTCTGCTGGATGGCCTGGACGCGCCCGCCGCCGCCGTAATGGATGCGCTGCCTGCACGGGCCGACGCCAGTGTGGAGTCGATTGTGCGCGCGGCGGGACTGACCGAACGCGAGACCATCGCCGCCCTGGGACTGTTGGAACTCGAAGGCCGGGTGGAGCGGCGGGGCGCCTCCTGGCGCCGCGCCCGCGCGCACCGGTGA
- a CDS encoding YifB family Mg chelatase-like AAA ATPase: MGLARTLAVTLTGLAGHLVDVEAHSAHGLPGFTLVGLPDTAVRESRERVRAALSTCGVTWGEHRLTVNLSPADLPKTGTGFDLALALAVLGARGQLPERAINHMARTVYIGELGLDGTVHPVRGILPAVRAAADAGVTEVVVAAGAGREAALVPGVDVTAVSHIGQLLERYGGKLPGRARELMRRAHAAAAHTPRPAADPGPARQPDLADVVGQTQARHALEVAAAGGHHLLLVGPPGAGKTMLAERLPSILPPLNPDDAVTVTSIHSLAGTFNADVGLLTRPPLRAPHHTATRAAVVGGGTGMPRPGDVSLAHRGVLFLDEAPEFSAGVLDCLRQPLESGVVTIDRVGGRATYPAAFQLVLAANPCPCGRATGRGLECTCTSLQRRRYFSRLSGPLLDRVDIQVEVGAVTADDLAAGAGGEPSAVVAARVAEARARAARRLADTPWRMMGEVPGGWLRSPASGIDPALLTPLMTALDRGDLTLRGVDRVLRLAWTLADLGARPAPTPTDIGAALALRTRGARP, translated from the coding sequence ATGGGACTGGCACGCACCCTCGCCGTCACCCTGACCGGGCTGGCCGGGCACCTCGTGGACGTCGAGGCGCACTCCGCGCACGGGCTGCCCGGGTTCACCCTCGTCGGCCTGCCGGACACGGCTGTGCGCGAGTCCCGTGAGCGCGTCCGCGCCGCCCTGTCCACCTGCGGCGTCACCTGGGGCGAGCACCGGCTCACGGTCAACCTCTCGCCGGCCGACCTGCCCAAGACCGGCACCGGTTTCGACCTGGCGCTGGCGCTCGCGGTCCTGGGCGCCCGCGGGCAACTGCCGGAGCGAGCCATCAACCACATGGCCCGCACCGTGTACATCGGAGAACTCGGACTGGACGGCACCGTCCACCCGGTGCGCGGCATCCTGCCCGCCGTGCGTGCTGCCGCCGATGCAGGAGTCACTGAGGTGGTGGTTGCTGCGGGTGCCGGCCGGGAGGCGGCGCTGGTTCCGGGTGTGGATGTCACGGCCGTCAGTCACATCGGGCAGCTGCTGGAACGCTATGGCGGGAAGCTTCCCGGCCGTGCCCGCGAGCTTATGCGCCGCGCGCACGCCGCGGCCGCCCACACGCCCCGCCCGGCCGCAGACCCGGGCCCGGCACGCCAGCCCGATCTGGCCGACGTCGTCGGGCAGACCCAGGCCCGCCACGCCCTGGAGGTGGCCGCCGCCGGCGGGCACCACCTGCTGCTGGTCGGCCCGCCCGGCGCCGGCAAGACCATGCTCGCCGAGCGCTTGCCCTCCATCCTGCCGCCCCTGAACCCCGACGACGCCGTCACCGTCACCTCCATCCACTCCCTGGCCGGCACCTTCAACGCCGACGTCGGCCTGCTCACCCGTCCGCCCCTGCGCGCACCCCACCACACCGCCACCCGGGCCGCGGTGGTGGGCGGCGGCACGGGCATGCCCCGCCCCGGCGACGTGTCGCTGGCGCACCGCGGGGTGCTGTTCCTGGACGAGGCCCCCGAGTTCTCCGCCGGGGTGCTCGACTGCCTGCGCCAGCCCCTGGAGTCCGGCGTGGTGACCATCGACCGGGTGGGCGGGCGCGCCACCTACCCGGCCGCCTTCCAACTGGTGCTAGCCGCCAACCCCTGCCCCTGCGGGCGCGCCACCGGCCGCGGACTGGAGTGCACCTGCACCTCCCTGCAGCGGCGCCGCTACTTCTCCCGCCTGTCCGGCCCCCTGCTGGACCGGGTCGACATCCAGGTGGAGGTTGGAGCCGTCACCGCCGACGACCTGGCCGCAGGTGCCGGAGGCGAGCCCAGCGCCGTTGTCGCCGCCCGCGTCGCCGAGGCGCGGGCACGGGCCGCCCGCCGCCTGGCCGACACTCCCTGGCGGATGATGGGGGAGGTGCCCGGGGGCTGGCTGCGCTCGCCCGCCTCCGGCATCGATCCCGCCCTGCTGACCCCGCTGATGACCGCCCTGGACCGCGGCGACCTGACCCTGCGGGGCGTGGACCGGGTGCTGCGACTGGCCTGGACCCTGGCCGACCTCGGCGCCCGCCCCGCGCCCACCCCGACCGACATCGGCGCCGCCCTGGCGCTGCGCACGAGAGGAGCCCGCCCATGA
- a CDS encoding YraN family protein, translated as MQPAPQAAQSSSEHGASTTTSSSSRPTATPPPAPGFDAAPPAQSRRQIGQRGEDIAARYLSDLGWQILDRNWRPGPGLRGEVDLVALQPQPSGPGVLVIVEVKTRTSEVAGPPAAAVGPLKLLRLRSLAVPCAAAHPVPHAGLRLDVVSVQLRAGRPALLRHHRGVGD; from the coding sequence ATGCAACCAGCACCACAAGCCGCCCAGTCCTCATCCGAGCACGGCGCCAGCACGACGACGAGTTCGTCGTCGCGCCCAACTGCCACCCCACCGCCTGCACCCGGCTTCGACGCCGCACCGCCTGCCCAGTCCCGCCGCCAGATCGGGCAGCGCGGGGAGGACATCGCCGCCCGCTACCTCAGTGATCTGGGGTGGCAGATCCTGGACCGTAATTGGCGGCCCGGCCCGGGGCTGCGCGGCGAGGTCGACCTGGTCGCCCTGCAACCGCAGCCGTCGGGACCCGGCGTACTGGTGATAGTGGAGGTCAAGACCCGCACCTCCGAGGTGGCGGGGCCGCCGGCCGCCGCAGTTGGCCCGCTGAAGCTGCTCCGGCTGCGGTCGCTCGCGGTGCCCTGCGCCGCAGCGCACCCAGTGCCCCATGCCGGCCTGCGCCTGGACGTGGTCTCAGTGCAGCTGCGCGCCGGCCGACCGGCCCTGCTGCGGCACCACCGGGGGGTGGGGGACTGA
- a CDS encoding DUF2469 domain-containing protein, with translation MSAEDLESYENDLELDLYREYRDVISLFSYVVETERRFYLANAVDVQVRTNGGEVFFELTLEDAWVWDIYRASRFVKSVHVVTFKDVNVEELTKPEIDIPS, from the coding sequence GTGAGTGCTGAAGATCTGGAGTCGTATGAGAACGACTTGGAGCTCGACCTGTACCGCGAGTACCGCGACGTCATCTCCCTGTTCTCCTATGTCGTCGAGACGGAGCGCCGCTTCTACCTGGCCAACGCCGTGGACGTGCAGGTACGCACCAATGGCGGTGAGGTGTTCTTCGAACTGACGCTTGAGGACGCCTGGGTGTGGGACATCTACCGCGCCAGTCGCTTCGTCAAGTCCGTGCACGTGGTCACCTTCAAGGACGTCAACGTCGAGGAACTTACCAAGCCGGAGATCGACATCCCCTCCTGA
- a CDS encoding ribonuclease HII produces MEEQLLARYPLVGGMDEVGRGSLAGPVSVGLAVVSSATDPAFPTGLADSKQLTPRRREALVEPCRRWVTDYAVAHAAPAEIDAVGITGALRLAGQRALAAVATRGHLPGAIILDGTVNWLREPTASAAEAPAGQAAPAEEAPAVQPIPSVYTSVKADAHCAVVAAASVLAKVERDTIMAALPDPGYDWARNKGYASPAHVEALARLGASDLHRRSWHLPGLDRFTARRRAVADAPVLPPAGRDAHWA; encoded by the coding sequence ATGGAGGAGCAGTTGCTGGCTCGCTACCCGCTGGTCGGCGGCATGGACGAGGTGGGGCGCGGCTCCCTGGCCGGGCCCGTCAGCGTGGGCCTCGCCGTCGTCTCCAGTGCCACCGACCCCGCATTCCCCACGGGACTGGCCGACTCCAAACAGCTCACGCCGCGCCGTCGGGAGGCGCTCGTCGAGCCCTGCCGCAGGTGGGTCACCGACTACGCCGTCGCCCACGCCGCCCCGGCGGAGATCGACGCCGTCGGCATCACCGGTGCACTACGACTGGCCGGGCAGCGGGCCCTGGCCGCTGTCGCCACTCGCGGCCACCTGCCCGGCGCCATCATCCTTGACGGCACCGTGAACTGGCTGCGCGAGCCGACGGCCTCCGCCGCCGAGGCGCCCGCGGGGCAGGCGGCTCCGGCCGAGGAAGCGCCCGCCGTGCAGCCCATCCCATCCGTGTACACCTCCGTCAAGGCGGACGCCCACTGCGCTGTAGTCGCAGCCGCCTCGGTGCTGGCCAAGGTGGAGCGTGACACGATCATGGCCGCCCTGCCCGATCCCGGGTACGACTGGGCGCGCAACAAGGGATACGCCTCGCCCGCGCACGTGGAGGCCCTGGCGCGGCTCGGCGCCTCCGACCTACACCGACGCTCCTGGCACCTGCCCGGACTCGACCGCTTCACTGCCCGGAGGCGGGCTGTGGCCGACGCGCCCGTTCTGCCTCCGGCTGGAAGGGACGCCCATTGGGCATGA
- the lepB gene encoding signal peptidase I gives MTSPQEDADDLPDVGTTAPAASLEDDPAADAGDSADGAGTTDLPPSYEPVRRPTPLAAPARADAHSAEPRRRGSTLLIVLVVLVIVALVKTFVVQTFGIPSGSMEDTLREGDRVAVTIYDADDVARGDIVVFSDPDNWLTVSEPTGLRGVIQDTLIFLHLLPENTGHYLIKRVIGVGGDHIVADGSGSLTINGVEVDEPYLKSGRSASDVAFDVTVPDGYVWVMGDNRSNSADSRFHQNDANGGFVPLDDVAGIAKVVLWPYSRWSALSDGGAFDAVPDAESTADTTSTEP, from the coding sequence GTGACCTCACCGCAGGAAGACGCCGACGACCTGCCTGACGTCGGCACCACTGCTCCGGCAGCCTCCCTGGAAGACGACCCGGCCGCGGACGCCGGTGACTCAGCGGACGGCGCCGGTACCACCGATCTGCCGCCCTCCTACGAACCCGTGCGCCGCCCCACCCCGCTGGCGGCCCCCGCACGCGCCGACGCCCATTCCGCCGAGCCGCGCCGTCGTGGCTCGACCCTACTGATCGTGCTGGTGGTGCTGGTCATCGTCGCCCTGGTCAAGACCTTCGTGGTGCAGACCTTCGGCATCCCCTCCGGCTCCATGGAGGACACCCTGCGGGAGGGAGACCGGGTGGCCGTGACCATCTACGACGCCGACGACGTCGCCCGCGGTGACATCGTGGTCTTCAGCGACCCGGACAACTGGCTGACCGTCAGTGAGCCGACGGGTCTGAGAGGCGTCATCCAGGACACCTTGATCTTCCTCCACCTGCTTCCCGAGAACACCGGCCACTACCTGATCAAGCGCGTCATCGGCGTGGGCGGTGACCACATCGTCGCCGACGGCAGCGGCTCGCTGACTATCAACGGCGTCGAAGTGGACGAGCCCTACCTGAAGTCCGGGCGCTCCGCCTCGGATGTGGCCTTCGACGTCACCGTTCCCGACGGCTACGTGTGGGTGATGGGCGACAACCGCTCCAACTCGGCCGACTCGCGCTTCCACCAGAACGATGCCAATGGCGGATTCGTACCCCTGGATGACGTGGCCGGGATCGCCAAGGTAGTGCTGTGGCCGTACTCGCGCTGGTCCGCCCTTTCCGACGGCGGCGCCTTCGACGCCGTGCCCGACGCCGAGTCCACCGCCGACACCACCAGTACGGAGCCGTGA
- the rplS gene encoding 50S ribosomal protein L19, whose translation MTNLIDEINAASLRDDIPKFRAGDTLRVHVRVVEGSRTRVQVFQGVVIARKGSGVSETFTIRKVSFGVGVERTFPVHTPTIEKIEVVTRGDVRRAKLYYLRNLHGKAAKIKEYRAN comes from the coding sequence ATGACCAACCTGATCGACGAGATCAACGCCGCCTCCCTGCGTGACGACATCCCGAAGTTCCGGGCCGGTGACACCCTTCGGGTGCACGTGCGAGTCGTCGAGGGCTCCCGTACCCGTGTCCAGGTGTTCCAGGGCGTCGTCATCGCCCGCAAGGGCAGCGGCGTGTCGGAGACCTTCACGATCCGCAAGGTCTCCTTCGGCGTCGGTGTGGAGCGCACCTTCCCGGTGCACACGCCCACCATTGAGAAGATCGAGGTCGTCACCCGCGGTGACGTGCGTCGTGCCAAGCTGTACTACCTGCGCAACCTGCATGGCAAGGCAGCGAAGATCAAGGAGTACCGCGCCAACTGA
- the trmD gene encoding tRNA (guanosine(37)-N1)-methyltransferase TrmD: MRLDVVSIFPDYLRVLELSLIGRAATDGVLDLHVHDLRDWTHDRHRTVDDTPIGGGAGMVMKPDVWGAALDDVLAAPLPAAPAPGNVKDAPAPPPGARPAEPRRVLVIPTPSGDLFTQRTAEDLAGAAQLVFACGRYEGIDARVAEYYAAHGVEVREASIGDYVLNGGEAAALVMIEAIARLRPGVLGNPDSIVEESHTGAGLLEYPVYTRPVAWRGHDLSTEQPVLLSGDHARIARHRRDQAITRTAVRRPDLVAGIDTALLDAGDRVALARNGWVAPAGGSHPVPLVIRPAREPDLDALADLAARTFPDACPSFLTADQVAAHIAANLSPQRLATWLEDPRVVLTVAELPDGLPALTCDGAAAEPLPRGALVGYSAVLAELPDADGALPVGLDPRPRAVTVPDDADGAGLAAELSKVYVDARLRGSGIAAVLLAEAICDADTLGATVLWLGTNDANRRAQKAYRRVGFRRAGTRTYDVGGQQCRDVVMVVDPRGSQQA, translated from the coding sequence CTGCGGCTGGACGTGGTCAGCATTTTTCCCGACTACCTGCGGGTACTGGAGCTGTCCCTGATAGGGCGCGCCGCCACGGACGGCGTACTGGACCTGCACGTGCACGACCTGCGTGACTGGACTCATGACCGCCACCGCACCGTGGATGACACCCCCATCGGCGGGGGAGCGGGCATGGTGATGAAGCCCGACGTGTGGGGCGCCGCCCTCGACGACGTCCTCGCCGCCCCCCTGCCCGCAGCGCCCGCCCCCGGGAACGTCAAGGATGCGCCTGCGCCCCCTCCCGGCGCCCGCCCCGCCGAGCCCCGCCGGGTCCTGGTGATCCCCACCCCGTCCGGCGACCTGTTCACCCAGCGCACTGCCGAGGACCTGGCCGGCGCGGCGCAGCTCGTCTTCGCCTGCGGACGCTACGAGGGCATCGACGCCCGGGTGGCCGAGTACTACGCCGCCCACGGCGTGGAGGTGCGTGAGGCCTCCATCGGCGACTACGTGCTCAACGGGGGTGAGGCCGCCGCACTGGTCATGATCGAGGCCATTGCGCGACTGCGTCCCGGAGTGCTGGGCAACCCCGACTCCATCGTGGAGGAGTCCCACACCGGCGCGGGCCTGCTGGAGTACCCCGTTTACACCCGGCCGGTCGCCTGGCGTGGGCATGACCTGTCCACGGAGCAGCCGGTGCTCCTGTCCGGTGACCACGCCCGCATCGCCCGCCACCGGCGCGATCAGGCCATCACCCGTACGGCCGTGCGCCGCCCCGACCTGGTGGCTGGCATCGACACCGCCCTCCTGGACGCCGGTGACCGCGTCGCCCTGGCCCGCAACGGCTGGGTGGCGCCTGCGGGCGGCAGCCACCCGGTACCGCTGGTGATTCGCCCGGCCCGGGAGCCTGACCTCGACGCGCTCGCGGACCTGGCTGCACGCACCTTCCCCGACGCCTGCCCGAGCTTCCTCACCGCCGATCAGGTCGCCGCCCACATCGCCGCCAACCTGTCCCCGCAGCGCCTGGCCACGTGGTTGGAGGACCCACGGGTGGTGCTGACGGTGGCGGAGCTTCCGGACGGCCTGCCCGCCCTCACCTGTGACGGCGCGGCGGCTGAGCCGCTTCCCCGCGGAGCCCTGGTCGGCTACAGCGCCGTGCTCGCCGAGCTCCCCGACGCCGACGGCGCGCTCCCGGTCGGCCTCGACCCGCGCCCGCGCGCCGTGACCGTCCCGGACGACGCCGATGGTGCCGGATTGGCCGCGGAGCTGTCCAAGGTGTACGTCGACGCCCGGCTGCGCGGCTCGGGGATCGCGGCAGTCCTGCTCGCCGAGGCCATTTGCGATGCAGACACCCTGGGCGCAACCGTCCTGTGGCTGGGCACCAACGACGCCAACAGGCGCGCCCAGAAGGCGTACCGGCGCGTCGGCTTCCGGCGGGCGGGTACCCGCACCTACGACGTCGGCGGGCAGCAGTGCCGCGACGTCGTCATGGTCGTGGATCCGCGCGGATCGCAGCAGGCGTGA
- the rimM gene encoding ribosome maturation factor RimM (Essential for efficient processing of 16S rRNA) — protein sequence MLLTVAVIGPAHALKGEVRLEVRTDDPEGRLAPGSVLPAEPATGPAASGHLTVSRLRFDGSRWFAAFAEAPDRTAAEALRGVKLLVETDAEEPEDDAWYTHELVGMTAVRVLDDGSEQVLGEVTGMEPGVAQDRLVVRTPDGQEVAVPFVEELVPEVEPESGTVVIDPPGGLFPGVGEAEEDR from the coding sequence GTGCTGCTTACTGTCGCTGTCATCGGACCCGCCCACGCGCTCAAGGGCGAGGTCCGCCTGGAAGTCCGCACCGATGACCCCGAGGGCCGACTCGCGCCGGGCAGCGTGCTGCCGGCTGAGCCCGCCACCGGTCCCGCCGCCTCCGGGCACCTTACCGTCTCCAGGCTGCGCTTCGACGGCTCCCGCTGGTTCGCCGCCTTCGCCGAGGCCCCCGACCGAACCGCCGCGGAGGCGCTGCGCGGCGTCAAACTGCTGGTTGAGACCGACGCCGAGGAGCCGGAGGACGACGCCTGGTACACCCACGAACTAGTTGGCATGACCGCCGTGCGGGTCCTGGACGACGGCTCCGAGCAGGTCCTGGGTGAGGTCACCGGCATGGAGCCCGGCGTGGCCCAGGACCGGCTGGTGGTGCGCACCCCCGACGGCCAGGAGGTCGCCGTCCCCTTCGTGGAGGAGCTGGTCCCTGAGGTCGAGCCCGAATCCGGCACGGTAGTCATAGATCCGCCCGGCGGCCTGTTCCCCGGGGTGGGCGAGGCGGAGGAGGATCGGTGA
- a CDS encoding RNA-binding protein produces MLADALEHLVRGIVDNPDDVTVTARTLRRGDLLEVRVNPDDLGRVIGRSGRTARALRTVVGALADSPVRVDVVDTDRR; encoded by the coding sequence GTGCTCGCCGACGCACTTGAGCACCTCGTGCGCGGCATCGTCGACAACCCCGACGACGTCACCGTGACCGCCCGGACTCTGCGCCGCGGCGACCTGCTTGAGGTTCGGGTCAACCCCGACGACCTCGGGCGGGTGATCGGCCGCTCCGGCCGGACCGCGCGCGCACTGCGCACGGTCGTCGGCGCCCTGGCGGACTCGCCGGTGCGCGTGGACGTCGTCGACACCGACCGTCGCTGA